One part of the Anguilla anguilla isolate fAngAng1 chromosome 11, fAngAng1.pri, whole genome shotgun sequence genome encodes these proteins:
- the rpl10a gene encoding 60S ribosomal protein L10a: MSKVSRDTLYEAVREVQAGSQTKPRKFLESVELQISLKNYDPQKDKRFSGTVRLKTTPRPKFSVCVLGDQQHCDEAKAAELPHMDIEALKKLNKNKKMVKKLAKKYDAFLASESLIKQIPRILGPGLNKAGKFPSLLTHNENLNTKVDEVKSTIKFQMKKVLCLAVAVGHVKMTEEELVYNIHLAVNFLVSLLKKNWQNVRALYIKSTMGKPQRLY, from the exons ATGAG CAAGGTTTCCAGAGACACGCTGTACGAGGCTGTGCGCGAGGTGCAGGCCGGCTCCCAGACCAAGCCACGCAA ATTCTTGGAATCGGTGGAGCTCCAGATCAGCCTGAAGAACTACGACCCCCAGAAGGACAAGCGTTTCTCAGGCACCGTCAG gctgaaGACCACTCCCAGGCCCAAGTTCtccgtgtgtgtgctgggggacCAGCAGCACTGTGATGAGGCCAAGGCTGCTGAGCTGCCCCACATGGACATCGAGGCCCTGAAAAAACTcaacaagaacaaaaagatGGTGAAGAAACTGG CCAAGAAGTACGATGCCTTCCTGGCCTCCGAATCGCTGATCAAGCAGATCCCGCGTATCCTGGGCCCCGGGCTGAACAAGGCCGGCAAGTTCCCCTCCCTGCTCACCCACAACGAGAACCTCAACACCAAGGTGGACGAGGTCAAGTCCACCATCAAGTTCCAGATGAAGAAG GTGCTGTGTCTGGCTGTGGCAGTAGGACATGTGAAGATGACTGAGGAGGAACTGGTCTATAACATCCACCTGGCTGTCAACTTCCTGGTGTCCCTGCTGAAGAAGAACTGGCAGAACGTGCGTGCGCTCTACATCAAGAGCACCATGGGAAAGCCCCAGCGTCTCTACTAG